In Brachypodium distachyon strain Bd21 chromosome 5, Brachypodium_distachyon_v3.0, whole genome shotgun sequence, the genomic window AGTATCCACGGTACGAATTGAAGAGCTCCTCTTCGGCGGCCATCTCCTTCTCTTGAGCTACTTGTTCGGCTGACTTATCATCATCAGGAAACGGATCTTCTTGGATTATTGGCGTGTCTGATTCTAATCCGCACTCGAATGTGGAGTCTAGGATCCGGGCCACCTCCATCTCCAACTCGGCCAACCGCTTCCTGAAATTGCCTATGTCCATCTCCACCTCGGGCACCTGCTTCCCGGATTTGTCTCTATCCATCTGCACCATGGTCACCTGCTTCCCATCTGCCCGTCTCCTCCTCAGTATCAGACTTGGTGCGGGTTGCTCCTGTTTTCGCCGGATCAGATAGCCCGAGGCGCACCACACGGATTTCCTCCTTGATTCGGCTCATTGTATGGGATGTTTCCGCCATTATACTTGCCAATTCACGACGGACAGACGAACCTGGATGGTACTGCCCAATCTCTAACTGCTGCGCGAGTGTGCTCTCATCCGCCATCTTCAGTTCCTTGACAAGGTTTTCGCAAATCTTCTGTTCCTTGAGAAGATGTACGAGCACCGGAGGAGGGGCAACTCGATTCTTGGGATTCTTCCTGCGAGGAGCTACTTGCTCGGCTGATTTTCCCCTGTTCATCTCCCTCttatcatcgtcgtcgtcgccggagaagacaCGATGACCGGCTTCTGGGTAATGCAGGTCCCGTAACTGGATTTTGGGCATTGCGAAGTCGGGAAACGGATCTCCTTCGATCTCCAAGACGATTGGCAGCCCTGGACCACGGGTTTTATAATAATAATGTACTTGTACGAAAGAGGAGCTGGCTATCTAGGTCCTCACGCTCGGCCTCTCTTTTTATATCGTGGTACGCGACCGCTTAATCCTAAGGATCCGAATCGAACACGCATCGTTTTAGATGAAATCGAACACGCCGTtcagaagaaggaaaaaaaggagtCCTAATCGAAAACGCTTTGTTAGGAATTAATCTTGGTTTAGGTAGTTCGAGTTAGGCTCAGGAATCGGCAAGTGCTTTTTTAGTCCGATAGGAATAGGAATATCATAGTTGCACGTTTAGGTGGTGTATTCGAGTAGGGCTTTGGTCCTCAAGCTGTGTGCGAGTAGTACGTGTTGTGTTTGACTCGTTTTGCAGTCCGAGTCGGTTTAGtactccgattcataaaaaaaaagtactcccaGTTTAGCCCCTTCGATACCATGTGAGTTCCCAGAGTACATGTGAAATCAACCGTAGGAGGTGGAGGTGAGGGATAAAATGTCGAACTAGTGTCTGGTTCAAAAGGATTGCTTCTTGGCTAATTGGGACAGAGACAGCTTACGCACTTCACCAGGTGCCATctacatacacacacacacacacacacatatatataaaaGAGAACCTCTGAGTACACAGAtagtttttttgaaagaagagTACAGAGATAATTACGGACTTGTACATACAAATGATTGAACGGCAGTCTTTTTTAATGTTGTAGAAAGTTAATTTAATTTTTCATTGAAAGAATGGAAGGAATTCTATCATTTCATATGCCATGCTTTGCTAAGTATCTCTTTTTCAATTGCATTGCAGCAGCATAGATGACCGAATGCATGCTTGCTCAGATTCGAGGAGCTCGATCCTCTGGTTGAAGAATTCCATATGATCTACAATAAAGAAAGTTTTCTTAAGCTGCAGATGAAATGTCAGCAAGGTTTTGCAAAACAACCGCTTCAATAGTGTTCCATGCAAAACAGCTCACACTTGCTCACTATTGAGCACCAACTTAATATATTAAAAGTGAATCATCAACCGAGGAAATACCACTACATAATTAATGTTGCATGGGAAATTTTTATAATTTCTCCCTATTATGCGACAATACATTGTATATCAAGGAAGCAAAAAATAGCATCACTACTCAGAGAGTATTTGTGCTTCAATATCCACAGGAGAACATACTATATCAAATCAGAATTGTCGGAAACTGAATATAATTACATAACAGGTCCTTAGGAGTTACGACAATACGACAACTTTGAATTTGCAAAATAAATCCTAGTTATATCAAATTATAAATACCTAAATTGATTCTCAGTGTACGTGGATGCTTGTATATGGGCAAATAACAATAAAGTATGATACCTTTCTGCATGCTAATGACTTTACCCGTTCGTCTTAAGAACAAAAGCTTTAGTGATTTTGAAATTTGACGGGCACAAACTTCTGAGTAAATATATTCAAAGTTCACGATATCATATTCCACATGCTGAGACAATAAAATCTAAATAAGCTGCGGCCATGTGATGTATAGCTAGCTGTAAGCAACACATCTTGCACTCGTGATTTTATAGCTGGCCCGATCGATTAATTTCTTGTTGGCAGGAGGGAACATTAGTTCATGTTTTAAAGCATGACTTGACTCAGTACAAGTAGCCTTAATTACAGTAGTTTCTCGTAACAACAAAAGGACAATAGTGGATACTGGACACGGTTAGATATGTACATATACCAAGAAGACATTGGGTGCTCTTGGACAGGGAATATTGAAGTTCATAAGTTGCAGAGGAACATCGCACACACGTCTCCGATCgattaattaatttcttgTTGGACGCGAGAACATCAGTTTGTGTTTTAGAGGACGACTTAACACATTATGAGAAGCCCTTATTAACTTATACAACAGTTGGTCATTGCTACTAAAGGACTATGGTGGATATTGAATGAACATAGGACGTGTTTGGTTGCGTCAGGGGATCGGACTGGATGCTCCGTATCAGATCACCCCGCGTCGGAATAATGTTTCCCATCACGTGTTTTGTTGGTTAATGTCCGTACTGCTTTCTAATTGCACTCCGTTGTTTGGTTTTGGACGGAGTGCTTACACCTGCATCTGGCCGGAACGACGCCAGGTTGAGACAGTACAGAGCCACACAGGTACTTCTAACAATTCAAGCAGCCACAACGGCCAAACTTACAACAACGACAGCCCAACTGTCATCCAAGCAGTGCCAAAACAACATCTTTAGGAGTATCAAATCTGACAAAACTCATTTATCTAGTATATCCTTCTAACAATTCAACATATCAAACAAAAGACACAATTTTTAGGATCAAAACAACTTCACTCAAACAGCACACTTCCACACTTGACTCAAGTCCATGACCAAATTAACCATCCACATTCGTGCCAAGCCACCAATTGCAAGCAAGCTGATCAAGGAAGCAAATAAAGCTAATGATGTAGTGTTCTTCAAACTTCTCTCTTACTTCCCTGTAACATGAAACAGGAACAAAAAACCATTAGAACTACTAAATACAGGTACATTGATCTATGGATGATATATCATGCGTATATGCACAGTTCATAGATGGAAAACGAAATATATCATGCCTATATGCACAGTTCAGATATGAAAAACGAAATATATCAATGCATATATGCACAGTTCAGAAATGGAAAACGAAATatatcatgcatatatacagaTACATTGATCTATGGATGATATCTTCCAATTCCCAAATGAAATGAGCTGGCCGATTTTCAAGTATTGTCATGCACGCATGGCCAAATCAATTAAGCACCAGTTAACTTGTAAATAAATTGGAACCCGCTAGTAAATGACAGAACCATCGCAGATTAATACCTTTGAGCATTGCTAAAACAAATTCTCTCCTCAGATTTTCTGGCATTGCCATCATCATATGAATTTCATCAGGTTCTTTCACAAAGATTCTTGAAGAGCGAACTATTTCAGAACCTCTGAAACCCAGACGTTTTAATTCTTCAAGTGCCATCTTGTTGAGCTTCTCCTTGGGGTCTTCAGAACTAGCTTTCTCCTGCATTTCTAGCTCACGAATGGCAGCGTGTGCCATAGTTCCGACATGGACAGAGACACTCTTCAATTCACCATGCACCTCGCCAAACAATGCCATCATAGGATCTTGATTCACCCTAGTctgcgctctctctctccttgccTTCTTGTAACCTAATTCAGGTAACCATGCTTAAATGCCATAGAACTCAAACAATTTCAAATCTAGAACTCAAACAACAATTTAACATCAGCAATAAGTAAATATCGTAGTTGTGAACTTACCGGAAGTTGCACCTGATTGGCTGGCCATGGGCCTTTTTCCTGTTGCCCTAGAtccttcatcatcttcatcaatCTCAATAGGGATTTCCTGTTCCAAGTTAGCTATTGCTTCATCAAAAGCCTTCCACATTTTCTCCAGTTGCAATGTCTTTACTGTATATGGCAGATAGCGTGTCATAGTATGGAAATGAAACACCATACAATCCTTTAGCTTCAGTGAAAGTCTGCAAGATAGTTTAACATATCAATGCAACTTAAATAACAACAAGCTTTGCATGTGCGCACATACAAGCCAGCAAGCATATTTTTCTACTTCACTTAATCACACACATGGCAAAGAAATCATTACTCTCAGCATCATTTACCAGCCAGCAAGCAATAGGGATTATTATTTACCTTACAATGATCATCATATTGTTGCTTCTCACATTGCACCATCTTCCTCTGATCATCCCAGGTAAAACCACTCCTTGCCAGCATTACTTCAATTGCACCGAACTTGGTCCTAAAGTGCCTCACTCTAGACTCAATGTGTGGAACTGCTGTTAGGTTATGGCCAGGTAGGCTTTTTGCAAGTTGAGCTTCCGGAACAGACGAGTAGCCATTTTTGAAACCACCATCACATTTCCACTTTGGGTCCATGGACAGCTCATATATTGCCTTAATAAGCTCATCATCTTCAACAATAGTCCACTTCCTCTTAttttttctccttcctcttgcatTGGTTTCAGTACTATCCATAGCTGAAATAACATAAAAGTTAGTTAGTTTACCAAAAAAGATGAAATAGAATAAACAATAATAACAATAGAACCCTCCAAAATACACACCTCAGTGATTAGCTCTATAGTTATTATACATTTCTTGGGCCATAACATCTCTACGATGAGTCCACTCATTAGAAGAAGAGATAGATGTGATAAATTCGGGTGCATGGTGCTCCCCTTCATGTATATCTTGTTCCACCACAAACTCATCTTCATCCTCATCATCTCCCATCTCTTCTAAAATCAGGTTGTGCAGCAAACCACATGCCATTATAATTCTGCATTGTGTTTTTAGAGGGTAAAAGCATGGAGACCTCAAAATTGCCCATTTATTCTTGATTCTAGCAAAAGATCTCTCAACAATGTTTCTAGCTTTAGCATGACACATGTTGAAATATTCTTCAGCGCTATTTGGTGGATTTTGTGCGGTCCAACCACCAATATGATACCTCTGTCCTCGGTATGGAGCTAAAAACCCCTTCCCATTTGTGTATCTAGCATCAACTAGGTAATATTGGTCTGCAGGTACTCGTAAACCATTAGGGCGTGAGATAGCATCTCTTAAAACTCTCCCATCATGGGCAGAGCCCTCCCATCCAGGCAACATGTAAATATACTTCATGACAAGTCCACAAACACCTAAGACATTGGTATTAATCTCAGCCTTCCTCGACCTATACCTCCGTTTAATGTCTGCTGGGACAGTAGCCTTAACATGAGTACCATCTAAGGCACCCAAACAATTCTACAACAGCAACagaaaaccaagaaaaaaaattaatacaaGCCATTATATCATTAATTTTTCAAATATGGTACTATACTGGATCAATATCTAATTACCTTGAAATATTTCCATTTTAGATCATCACTGTCCTCAGGTATAGGCTCTGGTTTCTCAAGCAGCAAAGAGTGCAGCTTAAGCACAGTTAGAAGGCAAGCATTGAAATTCCTACTCACTGTCTCTCCACTCCTGTAGAAATACTTGCCAACTGTCCTATTCTTAATATGGTGAGACAAGGTATATAGAAACTATTTCTTCAAGTGAAGTATTGTGTGTGCCCCTAAGGCCACCAAATTCTGCCACCATATCACACAGAACGTGGAAGGTTCTTCTATTAACACGCAGCTCAGATATGCAACCCTTGTCACTCTCATGAATCATCTCAAACAATCGCTGAGCCCTAAGACTCCTATTCCTAATCCTCCTCTCTATTTTCAAACACCTTCTTCTATAGGCGACGGAAAACATTAACCACACATAGTAATACATCATTACTAGACTACTCATCATTAGCCTAATTCTCAGGTTCCTTCTTCTTGATCGTGCGTTTAATGGGAGACGAGCCATGTTGGTCTACAAAAATTAAGATATGGTCGCCGGCTAGGTCGCCATCGTgcggagagaggaagagaagccGATTCCCGGATCTGATTTTGCTCGAGGTCGGGCGTTATTCCCCTAGCGAAGAGATGTATCCGATACAGTTTAAAGCGATTACATAGAGTCACGACCAAACACCCGGACCCGTATCGGGTTACGGGGTATCTAATACGGGCCCAAAGTGCCCCAACCAAACACGTCCATAGTGAAATATGTACATATCGGACCACGGACACATTATAGGGCCTAACACAATATGTGCTTTAAGACGGGGAATATTAAAGTTCATCATTTACAGAGGAACATCGGACACATAAGTGAGTTACCACGGAGGCGCTCGTGGGGGATCCATAGCGCCAAGAGCTGCACCCATTGCACGTAGCTCCATGGCCTTCCCCACTCTCACTATCCCCTCCCtatgaaaaggaagaaaatattaAATTACTTAAGTTGTGCTTTATATCACCTGGAAGCCTAAAACTTTCAAGTCAAACGCAATTAGTAGGTGGCAGGTATGAAACAGCTGGTCTCACTTCTCTTCATTAAACCAACAAATATATAAAGCAATATTTCAGTTGAAGGTAAGAAAATGCTTAACTAACTTCATCCATGACACCAGCACAAGGATGGGAAAAAGCATAACACTGAAAAACATGTAGAAACCTATATAAAAAGAGAACACCAACAATTACAACAATCTAACAAGGGAGCTCATCTATTCGATTACCATACACATAATAAGCATGTGACCAGTATAAGCCAGAGTATAATAACGCATTGGATTGTATCATATACAGATTCGAGCTTTTTGCGTGGAATATACTTTCAAAGTACCTAGGTTCGAATAATTTAATTATGTAAAACGGGTCCTTGGTTTGAGATAGAGGAGCTTACCTTGATCTTCTTAGTTCGTGGTTCGTGGTTCGAGAAACATAATGCTAATGCTACCTACCAGGACGCCACCAAGTAGATTTGCTAAATCTCTTTACTCACTATCGGAGTCAGCTGACAAAAAATAGTAGCACCATGATTGAGTCAGTATTAAATCATATCATAGGTGACTGGTATGATAAGCCGGATTCAAGAAATCGACAGATGGATACATTGTTTGCAAGGCCATTACTTTAAAATAATTGAATATATTGATGGCCACAAAGCCATCAAATCTGCATGTTGAATATTCATAACTAAATTACCGACTTCTTATGATGCTGAGGTGGTTAGATTCAGAAGTTACATCCCTGCTTTATTTGCTCAAAGGGTGGTCTATTTTGCCAATATCACGAGGAAGAAAGGTTCATTGAAATATTCAACATTTAACCTATGCaacgaaaagaaaataagTTCTATGTTGAAATCTAGTTATAAAAATAAGATTAATAAGGTGCATTCAATTGGGCTCTTTTGCATTGACAATGACAATATTGACTACTTTATCAAATAACGAAAGGAAATAGCAAGCAATGAACACATCCGAGAGGAGTCCATAACTAAAAAGAGCAGatgagcaaagaaaaaaaaacatagttgTGAACAAAATGAGCAAGGGAATATTTAGAAGCTAAAGGTTTGAAAGAGAATGACATCTGTGTGCAGGAGCCATGAACTGATGAATTCTTAAACCTGGAATCCATACTTCTGCCAATAACCCTAAAAACTATGAGGATACTAAATCTGGCTCTGTTAAAACATGGAAAGTACCATAAACCAACAACCACTATGCCAATTCTAGCAAAGATACTAATGCAGATAGTCAATTTGCTATTGGCTGAAGTCACCAAAAGGTCATGTAGTAGCCGAACTTACCTATTAACATTACTCCTAGCATAGATTCCACTATTGGATCGATTGGAGCTGGAGCTATCAGAGTATTAGTCCCAAGTATATCTATTAGTCTTGAAAATAAGTTGCACATTGTAATATTTCCTCAAACGCAGGAACGGCCGCATCACCATGCCTTGCAAATAAAACTCCAGCTGTTccctgaaaaaaaagggaatgTCAGACATAGTATTTTGCCAACACACCGGTTCACTGGCTTGCTAGATTTTGCTTGTTAAAGTGCAATCAAGAAAATGAAGTAATCAACTATATTAAAGATAAAACCGGACACCATTGGTTAATAAATAGAGAAGCTTatccataaaaaaaagcaaccaAACCTGATCCTGGACGAGCATTCCGCCATGGCCTACAGACCATGTGAGTTAGAAGGAGATGTGTGGTTCTGTGGTGCCACAACAAATGCTTCCTTGGTGGAGTTCGTTGCTTTGGAGGTCGACCCCATCCCCAGGCTACGCCACCAGAAGAGGCAGCTAGAGGGAGGGGCAGAGGTGACATGAGAGGGGGTcaggggggaggagggggaggggcgcAGCAGGCAGAAGCCGCGGCGGGCGTTGGGGACGGCTACAAGGGGAAAGATGAGAAGGCAGCAGGGAAGCCCGACGGGCCTGGCCCGTTTGTGCCTGGCCGGCACGGCCCGATTAGcgatttttcttttaattgATACACTCATAACTACAATGCTGGAATAAAAACTGGCGAGCTCAAGACTTGAGCCCGAGACATCTTCTTCAGTCCATCCAACTCTCAACCACTAGGCCATGTTTGTTGTTATGACAAGTCTCAGCGAAAGTCCTTTTTGACACAGTTTTGGCTGcgacggaaaaaaaaacaggccgACGGGCTTCTGGGCTGGTAATTTTCAGAGGCTTTTTTTCCAAAGCCCGTCGGGCTTCCggtgccggcccggcccgatagTGCTTTGGTGCTGTGCCTGGGCCTCCAGGTGGCCACTTGGGGCCGACCCGGCACGGCCCCTTTATTGTCGGGCTTCGGGGGCCCGGGCTAGGCCCGTTTAATTtgtgccgggccggcccgataGCCACCTATAGTGGGGATTGAGAGATGGACACCTCGTCCGGTCGGCCCAGTTGATCTATGAAGCCCACATGGCCCGATTAACGTGAggttttcaaatttttttctaaGAGCAGCAGCTCTATAgaacaaaaccaaataaattacagaaaccaccacattagagattatattataaaaaaaaccaCACTAGAGATTAGGGTTTCACATAGCGTAACCTCCCTCTTGCTAGCGTCTAAGCCCGTTTCTGACAGGTATGGCCCACTGTCGGGTCAGCGTGTCCAGCTCGGCCTCCAgcgtgttctttttttt contains:
- the LOC104581463 gene encoding uncharacterized protein LOC104581463, with translation MIRGRWCNVRSNNMMIIVRLSLKLKDCMVFHFHTMTRYLPYTVKTLQLEKMWKAFDEAIANLEQEIPIEIDEDDEGSRATGKRPMASQSGATSGYKKARRERAQTRVNQDPMMALFGEVHGELKSVSVHVGTMAHAAIRELEMQEKASSEDPKEKLNKMALEELKRLGFRGSEIVRSSRIFVKEPDEIHMMMAMPENLRREFVLAMLKGK